Proteins encoded in a region of the Uloborus diversus isolate 005 chromosome 1, Udiv.v.3.1, whole genome shotgun sequence genome:
- the LOC129224659 gene encoding uncharacterized protein LOC129224659: MESLMKLRTPLRSGFSRIANQLEEYLKATDCSQDEIEVLTNQLSEKWCALDMKEKEIHEILANDSDCAQENFDVEYNTLYVRLRGKKGGKIVRCLIDSGSQRSYLSKRVAEEMQYDRLKEENVIHNLFGGKEHIEKHYRHRVLVSSINKEYHCNFEVLDQEKICSKIPTLKLDPCAQELNKENIILTDQLIPKETESEDIDLLIGADVAGKLLTGKVIVLPCGLVAVGTHLGWTLMGKMPFDNHDDNSTMVVTNLFMKDFTITEMWNLDVIGITDPIIKKGRYEVALPWAEDRLPLPTNKELALKRLETTTRKLCSQNLINRYDEVLKNWEDSGIIEEVKQSENIDSGHYLPHRPVIKESSSTPVRPVFDASARTKFSPSLNQCLEAGPNLIELIPSLLLRFRANKYGVVADIEKAFLQISIRPPDREYLKFFWWKNIDTKELKIFQHTKVVFGVNSSSFLLGSVLDYHFQNCTKNTEHDQKVVEKLKHSFYVDNVLSSLESEAELQNFIEESLNIMAQAKFNLRCWQYSNDKNPEVETNLLGLIWNRKTDTIKLSLTWIEDQHFDKITKRVILAVTHKVFDPVGFVSPVLLLPKLMLQDLWKSGISWDAEVDESMKGKFLHWFEDLCLLKEVSIPRWVQCHEKNKKSCSIHTFCDASGRTYAATVFLRIQTDTEVEVHLLASKSRVAPAKQITIPRLELIAATVGARLCTSVLESLQWQNVEFILDRLDCCLVLDTKRRNMDSFRG, translated from the exons aTGGAGAGTTTGATGAAATTACGCACTCCATTACGAAGtggtttttcgagaatcgctaaCCAACTGGAAGAATACTTAAAAGCTACAGATTGTAGTCAAGATGAAATAGAAGTCTTAACTAACCAGTTGAGTGAGAAATGGTGTGCActtgatatgaaagaaaaagaaattcatgaaatattagcTAATGATTCTGATTGTGCTCAAGAGAATTTTGATGTTGAATATAAC ACCTTGTACGTCAGATTACGAGGCAAAAAGGGAGGGAAAATCGTGAGGTGTCTTATTGATTCTGGCTCCCAACGGTCATATCTGAGTAAACGAGTCGCTGAAGAAATGCAGTATGATCGTCTTAAAGAAGAGAatgttatacataatttgtttGGTGGTAAAGAACACATAGAAAAACATTACCGACACAGAGTATTAGTCAGCAGTATTAACAAAGAATATCACTGCAATTTTGAAGTACTTgaccaagaaaaaatatgttctaaaatacCAACTTTGAAGTTAGATCCATGTGCGCAagaattgaataaagaaaatataattttgacagaTCAATTGATTCCAAAAGAAACAGAATCTGAAGACATAGATTTATTAATTGGAGCTGATGTAGCAGGTAAGCTTCTCACTGGAAAAGTCATAGTTCTGCCATGTGGACTCGTAGCGGTCGGAACACATCTTGGATGGACCTTGATGGGGAAAATGCCATTTGACAATCATGATGACAATTCTACAATGGTGGTAacgaatttatttatgaaagattttaccATTACAGAAATGTGGAACCTTGATGTGATAGGCATTACTGATCCGATCATTAAAAAAG GACGGTATGAAGTGGCATTACCGTGGGCCGAGGATCGTCTACCATTACCTACAAATAAAGAATTAGCGCTTAAACGCCTGGAGACAACAACACGGAAACTTTgctctcaaaatttaattaatcgatatgatgaagttttaaaaaattgggaaGATTCAGGCATAATCGAGGAAGTGAAACAAAGCGAAAATATTGATAGCGGACACTACTTGCCCCACAGACCAGTGATTAAAGAAAGCAGTTCTACTCCCGTACGGCCTGTGTTTGATGCGTCTGCAAGAACTAAGTTTTCGCCGTCACTGAATCAATGTTTAGAAGCTGGACccaatttaattgaattaatccCATCACTTTTGCTAAGATTCAGAGCGAATAAATACGGTGTCGTTGCAGACatagaaaaagcttttttacagATTAGCATTAGGCCACCAGATAGagaatatcttaaatttttctggTGGAAGAACATAGATACAAaggaactgaaaatatttcagcacaCCAAAGTTGTGTTCGGAGTAAATAGTAGTTCATTTTTATTGGGCTCAGTTTTAgattatcattttcaaaattgcacGAAAAATACAGAACACGATCAGAAAGTTGTAGAAAAACTGAAACATAGTTTTTACGTAGATAACGTTTTATCCAGCCTTGAAAGTGAAGCtgaacttcaaaatttcattgaagAATCTCTTAACATTATGGCACAAGCAAAATTTAACCTAAGATGTTGGCAATATTCGAACGATAAAAACCCTGAAGTCGAAACAAATCTTTTAGGATTGATTTGGAACCGAAAAACGGATACAATTAAATTGAGTTTGACTTGGATAGAAGACCAACATTTTGACAAAATCACTAAACGAGTAATTCTAGCTGTTACACACAAAGTGTTTGATCCAGTGGGTTTTGTGAGTCCAGTTCTCCTTCTACCTAAGCTGATGTTGCAAGACTTATGGAAATCTGGAATATCCTGGGATGCAGAAGTAGACGAAAGCATGAAAGGAAAATTTCTTCATTGGTTTGAAGACCTCTGTCTGCTAAAAGAAGTCTCAATTCCACGATGGGTGCAGTGCCATGAAAAGAATAAGAAATCTTGTAGCATCCATACGTTTTGTGATGCCAGCGGGCGTACCTATGCTGCTACGGTATTTTTAAGAATCCAGACGGACACAGAGGTTGAGGTTCACTTATTAGCTTCGAAATCCAGAGTGGCTCCTGCCAAGCAGATAACTATACCTCGTCTTGAATTGATTGCTGCCACTGTTGGAGCAAGACTATGCACATCAGTTTTAGAAAGTTTGCAATGGcagaatgttgaatttattttggaCAGACTCGACTGTTGTCTTGTCTTGgatacaaaaagaagaaatatggaCAGTTTTCGTGGCTAA